A single window of Candidatus Nitrosotenuis cloacae DNA harbors:
- the hemA gene encoding glutamyl-tRNA reductase → MSNIINARVTFRNSPIHILEKFTFKDLDSAYESFRTHSNLNELVILQTCNRVEIFGSAEDMSIEKIKKTWASLSGLEEVAFKENFEVAEDSEVYEHLLKLTAGLDSMVVGEEQILGQVKDAITTAKEMRTSGEYLNTLFDKAIKIGTRVRNATGINKGTISVGSMAVKLAEENIDELKSKKILLIGTGEAATLVAKSLNKRGYEFFVTSRTMERSKAFAETVGGTPIGFEDILSGFSNYDVLFVATIAPYFLVTFDRIRDAISKKNGGMMILDLSNPRTVDEKVATISGIKMMNLDQIAEMVDKNIRYRSNQRTTAEKIISEELSVLEAHMRRLEVEPVVKEIFKDVDVRRAKELEKALRMLGETDQSKIKIIDDLTKAVVEGIISTPMNNLRKASEQADDNLLDAATKLFDYKKKEE, encoded by the coding sequence ATGAGCAACATCATAAACGCCCGTGTCACATTTAGGAACTCCCCAATTCACATACTAGAAAAATTCACATTCAAGGATCTCGATTCTGCATACGAGTCGTTTAGGACTCATTCAAATCTCAATGAACTGGTCATACTGCAGACATGCAACAGGGTGGAGATCTTCGGCTCTGCCGAAGACATGAGCATAGAGAAGATCAAAAAGACATGGGCGTCGCTCTCAGGACTTGAGGAGGTGGCGTTTAAGGAGAATTTCGAGGTGGCAGAGGACAGCGAGGTGTACGAGCACTTGTTAAAGCTCACAGCCGGCCTTGATTCCATGGTGGTAGGCGAGGAGCAGATTCTTGGGCAGGTAAAGGACGCAATAACTACTGCAAAGGAGATGAGGACATCAGGCGAATACCTCAACACGCTTTTTGATAAGGCAATCAAGATCGGCACACGGGTCAGAAACGCAACTGGAATCAACAAGGGAACCATATCTGTAGGCTCCATGGCAGTCAAGCTGGCAGAGGAAAACATTGACGAGCTAAAGTCAAAAAAGATACTCTTGATTGGGACCGGCGAGGCGGCAACGCTGGTCGCAAAATCGCTCAACAAGAGAGGGTACGAGTTTTTTGTCACAAGCAGGACGATGGAAAGGTCGAAGGCATTCGCAGAGACCGTGGGCGGAACCCCAATCGGCTTTGAGGATATTTTATCAGGGTTTTCAAATTACGACGTGTTGTTTGTGGCAACTATTGCCCCGTACTTTCTGGTCACATTCGACAGGATACGCGACGCAATTTCAAAAAAGAACGGCGGTATGATGATACTTGACCTGTCAAACCCAAGGACTGTGGATGAAAAGGTAGCAACTATCAGCGGAATCAAGATGATGAACCTTGATCAGATAGCTGAGATGGTGGACAAGAACATCAGATACCGCTCAAACCAGCGCACTACCGCGGAAAAAATAATTAGTGAAGAGCTATCAGTACTAGAGGCACACATGAGGAGATTGGAAGTAGAGCCGGTCGTAAAGGAGATTTTCAAGGACGTAGATGTACGAAGGGCAAAGGAGCTCGAAAAGGCGCTGCGTATGCTGGGCGAGACTGACCAGTCAAAAATCAAGATAATAGACGACCTGACAAAGGCAGTAGTGGAGGGAATCATATCCACTCCGATGAACAATCTCCGAAAAGCATCAGAGCAGGCAGATGACAACCTGCTGGATGCGGCAACAAAGCTTTTCGATTACAAGAAAAAAGAAGAATAA
- a CDS encoding precorrin-2 dehydrogenase/sirohydrochlorin ferrochelatase family protein — protein sequence MIVDLNLKGKLVIVVGAGEEGLKKVNSLLTQDCKILVISDSANTQIQRFAKEGKIEFKKMKLDNADFVSEYDPILVMAATDDRALNRKIVDEAKKMRCYAYAADDPDVSDFAHPSVINIQDTVQIAISTGGRSPAMARRIKLKAEKLFSEIIDKEDIYQIKLQKMAREAAKQKIPTVLERKKFLYSVLNNNKIKQLLKDDDLPSAQSEVMKILGKWK from the coding sequence GTGATTGTTGACCTAAACCTGAAGGGAAAACTGGTCATAGTGGTGGGAGCGGGCGAAGAAGGCCTCAAGAAGGTAAACTCGCTACTCACGCAAGACTGCAAGATTTTGGTAATATCGGACAGTGCAAACACGCAGATTCAGCGATTTGCAAAGGAGGGAAAGATCGAGTTCAAAAAGATGAAGCTTGACAACGCCGACTTTGTCTCAGAGTATGACCCGATTCTGGTTATGGCTGCAACCGATGATAGGGCGCTGAACAGGAAGATAGTCGACGAGGCAAAAAAGATGCGCTGTTACGCATACGCTGCAGACGACCCAGATGTCTCAGATTTTGCGCACCCATCGGTCATAAACATACAGGACACCGTCCAGATTGCAATTTCCACTGGTGGGCGCAGCCCTGCAATGGCACGCAGGATAAAGTTAAAGGCTGAAAAGCTGTTTTCTGAGATAATCGACAAGGAGGACATCTACCAGATCAAGCTGCAAAAGATGGCTCGTGAGGCGGCAAAGCAAAAGATCCCAACCGTGCTTGAGCGAAAAAAGTTTCTGTATTCCGTCTTAAATAACAACAAGATAAAACAGTTATTAAAAGACGATGACTTGCCAAGTGCACAAAGCGAGGTAATGAAGATCTTAGGTAAGTGGAAATGA
- a CDS encoding signal recognition particle subunit SRP19/SEC65 family protein — MKDYEHFVIWLDYFNKTLTKKMGRRLPKEKCIFDPSLKELVDATKEAGFEVTDSNEKVRFPRRAFVRSGYVILPKMSPKTKMLYKISDKLVARRAKQTK; from the coding sequence ATGAAGGATTACGAGCATTTCGTAATCTGGCTGGATTATTTCAACAAAACACTTACAAAAAAGATGGGTCGCCGCCTGCCAAAGGAGAAATGCATTTTCGATCCGTCACTCAAGGAGTTGGTCGATGCGACAAAGGAGGCAGGTTTTGAGGTGACAGACTCTAACGAAAAGGTGAGATTCCCAAGGCGGGCGTTTGTCAGGTCCGGTTACGTCATACTACCAAAGATGTCCCCCAAGACAAAGATGCTCTACAAGATTTCAGACAAGCTTGTCGCAAGAAGAGCAAAGCAGACAAAATAA
- a CDS encoding DUF1802 family protein gives MHSLKEWATVVQALEAGEQTVLLRKGGILEAASGFVVESKRFLLFPTFEHQSPENIKPQYHKYLDFVRGHKPTEGQNDITSYAEVMAEADITSEDKINKLSEFHIWSDSYIKTRRNWMPQKAMKAVFLKTYKLEKFGTPLKPEYQGCKSWIDINANIESGKPVLSESEIMSRLKKFQEIVN, from the coding sequence ATGCACTCACTTAAGGAATGGGCAACAGTCGTCCAAGCACTGGAGGCAGGCGAGCAGACGGTACTGCTGCGAAAGGGCGGCATACTGGAGGCAGCATCAGGATTTGTCGTAGAATCAAAGAGATTTCTCCTGTTTCCCACCTTTGAGCACCAGTCCCCTGAGAACATCAAACCGCAGTACCACAAATATCTGGACTTTGTTAGAGGGCACAAGCCGACCGAGGGACAGAATGACATCACGTCGTACGCAGAGGTGATGGCAGAGGCAGACATTACATCGGAGGACAAGATCAACAAGCTGTCGGAATTTCACATTTGGAGCGACTCTTACATCAAGACGCGCAGAAACTGGATGCCGCAAAAAGCAATGAAGGCGGTATTTCTCAAGACGTACAAGCTGGAGAAATTCGGTACGCCGCTAAAGCCAGAATACCAGGGATGCAAATCTTGGATAGACATAAATGCAAACATCGAATCTGGAAAGCCGGTATTGAGTGAATCAGAGATTATGTCACGACTCAAGAAATTTCAGGAGATTGTAAATTGA
- a CDS encoding 30S ribosomal protein S8e gives MKRSTENLATSKITGGRRRPLKTRRKYDMDRFPNEAVMGQQVTVTRQVRASLVKTALKTIDHVNLSLKDGKVKKSKILKVLENTTNSDYQRRGVISKGAVLETEDGKCRVVSRPGQHGVVNAVLLK, from the coding sequence GTGAAACGTTCAACTGAGAATCTTGCAACAAGCAAGATAACTGGCGGAAGAAGGCGTCCACTGAAAACCAGAAGAAAGTACGACATGGACAGATTCCCAAATGAGGCAGTAATGGGCCAGCAGGTTACAGTTACAAGACAGGTAAGGGCGAGTCTGGTCAAGACGGCTCTTAAAACAATTGATCATGTCAATTTGTCGCTAAAGGACGGCAAGGTCAAAAAGTCGAAAATTCTCAAGGTACTAGAAAACACAACTAACAGCGATTACCAAAGACGCGGCGTGATCTCAAAGGGCGCAGTCTTGGAAACCGAGGATGGCAAATGCCGTGTTGTATCAAGACCAGGACAGCACGGAGTAGTTAACGCAGTTTTGCTAAAGTGA
- a CDS encoding DUF167 domain-containing protein — MSTPKASLFYVHVEFNKDHVTVDEDKITVGVRSKPVDGEANKEVVKKIARHFGVPSSKVAIRSGHRSRDKIIQITDLKS; from the coding sequence TTGTCAACGCCTAAGGCTTCGCTGTTTTACGTACACGTAGAATTCAACAAGGACCACGTCACAGTAGATGAGGACAAAATAACAGTCGGCGTGAGATCAAAGCCGGTAGACGGCGAGGCAAACAAGGAGGTAGTAAAAAAGATTGCAAGGCATTTTGGCGTCCCATCATCCAAGGTGGCAATTAGGTCGGGCCACAGAAGCAGGGACAAAATAATACAAATTACAGATTTGAAGTCTTAG
- a CDS encoding chromosome segregation protein ScpA: MSENQGENISQAPVNILFNPNTIAKKDVWEINIVQILEILIHILKKADKKDLRVAGMAALSSSLIHRMKVERIFALQKAAMEKKPLRERVDVDVQMLNIPYRHEATYPVSLDELLDLLENLIGTIANPRSRRGGQLRFEPVEVPDFKDYFVSLENIIGKYEDMILRKIEATGIGFLHEITADLDTTDSIRCFFAILFLARDQKVDLEQVGDDIKIMLIRQDVGV, from the coding sequence TTGAGTGAGAATCAGGGAGAAAATATCTCCCAGGCCCCGGTAAACATTCTATTTAACCCAAACACGATTGCAAAAAAAGACGTCTGGGAGATCAACATAGTACAGATACTTGAGATACTTATCCACATACTAAAAAAAGCGGACAAGAAGGACCTGCGTGTTGCAGGAATGGCCGCTCTGTCCTCGTCTTTGATTCACAGGATGAAGGTGGAGCGGATCTTTGCGCTGCAAAAGGCAGCTATGGAGAAAAAGCCGCTCAGGGAGAGGGTGGATGTGGACGTGCAGATGCTAAACATCCCGTACCGTCACGAGGCGACATACCCAGTATCGCTTGACGAGCTGCTTGATCTCTTGGAGAACCTCATCGGAACTATTGCAAACCCTAGATCAAGAAGGGGCGGGCAGCTCAGGTTCGAGCCGGTCGAGGTTCCTGACTTTAAGGATTATTTCGTATCGCTTGAGAACATCATCGGAAAATACGAGGACATGATCCTCAGGAAGATAGAGGCAACTGGGATCGGCTTTCTGCACGAGATAACTGCGGACCTTGACACCACCGACTCGATTAGGTGCTTCTTTGCGATTTTATTTTTGGCAAGGGACCAGAAGGTGGACTTGGAGCAGGTGGGAGATGACATCAAGATAATGCTGATCAGGCAGGATGTCGGGGTGTAG
- a CDS encoding Lrp/AsnC family transcriptional regulator, producing MVTLDALDREILNEIQWSFPLVKEPYNELASRFKISPDEMKKRISALKSSGVLRQLSAIFDTRRLGYKSSLVAMAVTPDRLEAVANLINRHPGVSHNYERNHEYNLWFTLATPPGSDLKTEVDKFSKLPGILKVRLLPTIKLFKIGVKLEMIEDKKQEIAPTEEKKKIKDVKFEPTEDDKEFIRQLQKDLDVVDRPFLAAAQSLGMSEEQVFEKLRYYEEIGVMRRYAAILRHRDAGFTANGMIVWRVPEEKIEEVGAMLGSFPQISHCYQRPVYADWPYNVFSMVHCKSIQDAEDMSKEIQKHIKVDDYKILFSSREFKKTRVEYFTEHEFTLEESITA from the coding sequence ATGGTCACACTGGATGCACTTGACAGAGAAATCCTAAATGAAATCCAGTGGTCGTTCCCGCTTGTGAAAGAGCCGTACAACGAACTAGCAAGCAGATTCAAAATATCTCCAGATGAAATGAAAAAAAGAATATCCGCGCTAAAATCAAGCGGAGTACTGCGACAGCTTTCCGCAATATTTGACACAAGAAGGCTCGGCTACAAGAGCTCCCTTGTCGCAATGGCAGTAACGCCAGACAGGCTTGAGGCTGTGGCAAATCTGATTAACAGACACCCCGGTGTCAGTCACAATTATGAACGAAACCACGAATACAACCTGTGGTTCACACTTGCAACACCTCCGGGCTCTGACCTAAAGACCGAGGTGGACAAGTTCTCAAAACTTCCTGGAATTCTCAAGGTGAGGCTGCTTCCTACAATCAAGCTCTTCAAAATCGGAGTCAAGCTTGAGATGATCGAGGACAAAAAACAAGAGATTGCCCCAACCGAGGAGAAGAAAAAGATCAAGGATGTCAAGTTTGAGCCTACCGAGGACGACAAGGAGTTCATCAGGCAGCTGCAAAAAGACCTAGATGTGGTCGACAGGCCGTTCCTTGCGGCGGCGCAAAGCCTTGGCATGAGCGAGGAGCAGGTGTTTGAAAAACTAAGATACTACGAAGAGATTGGCGTCATGAGAAGATATGCTGCCATCCTCAGGCACAGGGATGCCGGATTTACTGCAAACGGGATGATAGTCTGGCGCGTTCCAGAGGAAAAGATAGAGGAGGTGGGTGCGATGCTGGGCTCATTCCCTCAGATAAGCCACTGCTACCAAAGACCAGTCTATGCGGACTGGCCATACAACGTGTTCTCGATGGTGCACTGCAAGTCCATTCAGGATGCAGAAGACATGTCAAAGGAAATCCAAAAGCACATCAAAGTGGACGACTACAAGATTTTGTTCAGCTCGCGCGAGTTCAAAAAGACGCGAGTCGAATACTTTACAGAGCACGAATTCACACTAGAAGAGTCAATCACTGCCTAG
- the sufC gene encoding Fe-S cluster assembly ATPase SufC, whose protein sequence is MAVLEIIDLHVQREGKPILKGVNLKTGPGEIHAIMGPNGSGKSTLAYTLLGHPKYEVTQGKILLDGEDLTHASADERAKKGLFLGFQYPTEVSGVGYSHFLRTSYNALSKSLQSSNREVFITVREFQNYLKKNLQTVGLREDFLGRYLNEGFSGGEKKRSEVLQMAVLKPKVSILDEPDSGLDIDAVQAVAKAISDVSTPDATIIVITHYARILKFLKKLDYVHVFAQGKVLKSGDASLADELEQKGYDWIVNA, encoded by the coding sequence ATGGCAGTCCTCGAAATCATAGACCTTCACGTACAAAGGGAGGGAAAGCCGATTCTCAAGGGAGTGAACCTAAAGACAGGCCCAGGCGAGATTCACGCAATCATGGGACCAAACGGTTCTGGCAAGAGCACTCTTGCATACACGCTGCTAGGTCATCCAAAATACGAGGTCACCCAGGGAAAGATACTACTTGACGGCGAGGACCTGACTCACGCATCAGCTGATGAGCGTGCAAAGAAAGGGTTGTTTCTTGGATTCCAGTATCCAACAGAGGTATCAGGTGTCGGTTATTCGCATTTTCTTAGAACATCATACAACGCGCTAAGCAAGTCATTGCAGAGCAGCAACAGGGAGGTATTCATCACAGTAAGAGAGTTTCAGAACTATCTGAAGAAGAACCTCCAGACAGTAGGTCTGCGCGAAGACTTTTTGGGAAGATACCTCAATGAGGGATTTTCCGGCGGAGAAAAAAAGAGATCCGAGGTGCTCCAGATGGCAGTGCTCAAGCCAAAGGTCTCAATTCTGGACGAGCCGGACTCGGGACTCGACATCGACGCAGTACAGGCAGTTGCAAAGGCAATAAGCGACGTTTCAACTCCGGATGCGACCATAATAGTAATCACCCATTATGCAAGGATTCTCAAATTCCTCAAAAAACTCGACTACGTCCACGTCTTTGCACAGGGCAAGGTCCTAAAGTCAGGCGATGCAAGTCTAGCAGACGAGCTTGAGCAAAAGGGCTACGACTGGATTGTCAACGCCTAA
- a CDS encoding transcription initiation factor IIB, whose product MNITELETCCPECKSSLVDDTSSGERVCSMCGVVVMEQLADYGPESKSSSLEERFKLTRASGQTTFSQHDLGIATEISISTKDYSGKTINYQVANQMHNLRKWQQRVRVSSPRERRLANVLSVIGATCQNQSLSDNVLETAAKIYRSLDSHMEVKGKSVACIAAAVIYMACKQCDVVRSLEEICAGTGTSKDLKMKTKLAAKYYRTLVMELGSVTAPVITMDKYISKISNLTNTDVRVERLALEIAEKTKDSNVADGKAPNGIAAAYLYIGSILLGQNVLQRDVSSVSGVTEVTIRNRCKEILSNYKLNLTLRPSFAKN is encoded by the coding sequence ATGAACATAACAGAACTAGAAACATGCTGCCCAGAATGCAAGTCATCTCTAGTAGATGACACATCGAGCGGCGAAAGAGTTTGTTCCATGTGCGGAGTTGTCGTCATGGAACAACTGGCAGATTATGGTCCAGAATCAAAGAGCTCAAGCCTCGAAGAAAGATTCAAGCTCACGCGAGCGAGTGGACAGACAACATTTTCACAACACGACCTAGGCATAGCAACGGAGATTTCCATCAGCACAAAGGACTACAGCGGAAAGACGATCAACTATCAGGTTGCAAATCAGATGCACAATCTGAGAAAGTGGCAACAAAGAGTCAGGGTGTCGTCACCGCGCGAGAGACGACTCGCAAACGTGCTGTCGGTAATAGGTGCCACATGTCAAAACCAGTCACTATCTGACAACGTTTTGGAGACGGCTGCAAAGATTTACCGCAGCCTCGACTCACACATGGAGGTAAAGGGAAAGTCGGTTGCATGCATCGCAGCGGCGGTGATTTACATGGCGTGCAAGCAGTGTGATGTTGTAAGGTCGCTTGAGGAGATCTGTGCCGGAACAGGCACATCAAAGGATCTCAAGATGAAGACAAAGCTGGCGGCAAAATACTACCGCACGCTGGTCATGGAGCTTGGATCAGTTACCGCACCGGTCATAACCATGGACAAGTACATCTCCAAGATATCAAATCTGACAAACACAGACGTCAGAGTGGAAAGACTTGCCTTGGAGATTGCAGAAAAGACAAAGGACTCAAACGTAGCTGACGGCAAAGCCCCAAACGGCATTGCCGCCGCATACTTGTACATAGGCTCGATACTGCTTGGCCAAAACGTCCTGCAGAGGGATGTATCAAGTGTATCAGGTGTGACAGAGGTAACAATTCGAAACAGATGCAAAGAGATTCTGTCAAACTACAAACTAAACCTAACATTACGACCAAGTTTTGCCAAAAACTAA
- a CDS encoding chlorite dismutase family protein, which produces MDESKRIFFNFSFFKIDPKWRWMADLAKEESAKEVEQVIRNSKVKCRSYSTLGLRDDSEFLLWFAAESVEEIQSVISRIYTTVFGKYIIASHVYLSATRPSIYAKVGRTSSFVEGNEAKKYTIVYPFVKTREWYLLPLDERKKMMDEHIVVGQKYPQIVLNTTYSFGIHDEDFMLAFETDDLHAFQDLIMELRETQVSRYIERDTPMIVSVKKDIIPLIASLG; this is translated from the coding sequence ATGGACGAAAGCAAGAGGATATTTTTCAATTTCTCATTTTTCAAAATAGACCCAAAGTGGCGCTGGATGGCTGACCTAGCAAAGGAGGAGTCAGCAAAGGAGGTGGAGCAGGTTATCAGGAACTCCAAGGTAAAGTGCAGGTCTTATTCGACGCTAGGACTGCGTGACGATTCAGAGTTTCTGCTGTGGTTTGCAGCAGAGTCCGTAGAGGAGATCCAGAGCGTCATCTCCAGGATATACACTACAGTATTTGGAAAGTACATCATTGCGTCCCACGTGTACTTGTCGGCCACCAGGCCGTCAATATACGCAAAGGTAGGAAGAACGTCGTCGTTTGTTGAGGGCAACGAGGCAAAAAAGTACACCATCGTGTACCCGTTTGTCAAGACGCGTGAATGGTACCTGCTTCCGCTGGACGAGCGAAAAAAGATGATGGACGAGCACATTGTGGTAGGGCAAAAGTATCCGCAGATAGTACTGAACACCACGTATTCATTTGGCATACACGACGAGGACTTTATGCTTGCATTTGAGACGGACGACCTTCACGCGTTTCAGGACTTGATAATGGAGCTGCGAGAGACTCAGGTTTCCCGCTACATTGAGCGCGACACGCCAATGATCGTCTCAGTCAAGAAGGATATTATTCCGCTTATAGCAAGTCTTGGGTGA
- a CDS encoding H/ACA ribonucleoprotein complex subunit GAR1, which produces MQEVGEIIHLASSGRVIIRLSRQLDEGDYVCDESGRRIGKVTELIGPVSGPYASAISLTNNIKKYVGTTVYFLDEPAIRHDRTRRRRR; this is translated from the coding sequence TTGCAGGAGGTAGGGGAAATTATACACTTAGCCAGTAGTGGCAGGGTCATTATTCGACTCAGTAGACAGCTAGACGAAGGCGACTATGTTTGTGACGAGTCCGGAAGAAGAATCGGCAAAGTAACAGAGCTCATCGGACCAGTGTCTGGACCGTATGCGTCTGCGATATCCCTGACAAACAACATCAAAAAATACGTCGGCACCACGGTGTACTTCCTTGACGAACCGGCAATTAGACACGATAGAACGAGGAGACGAAGAAGATGA
- a CDS encoding aldo/keto reductase, which yields MKYRTLGKSGIKVSEIGFGAWTIALDWWGKKIEDDEAKRMLKHAYDVGINFFETGDMYGKGKSEKLIGEVFKGMRDEIVISTKYGYEFEGAQQIGHSELPQRFDPLFTEHALRNSLARLQTDHIDVYGLHNPKMYHIRDDTIFHTLDNKINDGTIGTCQVALGPAIGWTQEGIEAMSRPNVSAVQTVYNILEQTPGNELIDLAERRDVGILVRVPDASGVLTGKVKADTKIDEKDHRSVRRGEWVKASLAKVEQLRPIAERNGLDITELAIKFILSKGPVSSVLPTVVSIEEIDQFAAMSDGRYLSAGDMSEIASMYNSWPPYEIKATATA from the coding sequence TTGAAATATCGAACTTTGGGAAAAAGCGGGATAAAAGTATCAGAGATAGGATTTGGGGCATGGACAATAGCACTCGACTGGTGGGGCAAGAAGATTGAAGATGATGAGGCAAAGAGGATGCTAAAGCACGCGTACGATGTTGGAATCAACTTTTTTGAGACGGGGGACATGTATGGAAAAGGAAAAAGCGAGAAACTGATTGGCGAGGTCTTCAAGGGAATGCGAGATGAGATCGTAATTTCGACAAAATACGGATATGAGTTTGAGGGTGCGCAGCAGATAGGGCACAGTGAGCTTCCTCAGAGATTTGATCCGTTATTCACAGAGCATGCATTGCGGAACAGCCTTGCAAGACTGCAGACGGATCACATAGACGTATACGGGCTGCACAACCCAAAGATGTACCACATTAGGGACGATACGATATTTCACACTCTGGATAACAAGATTAACGATGGCACGATAGGCACGTGCCAGGTCGCACTTGGGCCCGCAATAGGATGGACTCAGGAGGGAATTGAGGCGATGAGTAGGCCAAACGTATCAGCAGTTCAGACAGTGTACAACATACTAGAGCAGACGCCTGGCAACGAGCTGATTGACCTTGCGGAAAGAAGGGATGTGGGCATCCTAGTCAGGGTCCCAGATGCATCCGGGGTACTCACGGGCAAGGTAAAGGCAGACACCAAGATAGACGAAAAGGACCACCGCTCAGTCAGGAGAGGCGAGTGGGTCAAGGCGTCGCTTGCCAAAGTTGAGCAGCTAAGGCCAATTGCGGAAAGAAACGGCCTGGATATCACGGAGCTTGCAATCAAATTCATCCTCTCAAAGGGGCCGGTATCGTCCGTGCTGCCCACGGTTGTTAGCATCGAGGAGATAGATCAGTTTGCGGCAATGTCCGACGGCAGGTACCTTTCGGCCGGCGACATGTCAGAGATTGCAAGCATGTACAACAGTTGGCCACCTTATGAGATCAAGGCTACCGCGACGGCATAG
- the scpB gene encoding SMC-Scp complex subunit ScpB → MVKIEDENEATSRLEAALYSAGRPLSVEELIKASGTESRTKTLALLATLEKKVKSTFKALEIATLPDGSYVFQLKPEFNNVVRRYASKPILANATLKTLSYIAYMQPISSKQLVETRGTGVYSHLKELAQLDFILHQNVGRLKIYTTTAKFQKYFGISGDTDVLKEKLFKKMRKSPGPAPQPITQV, encoded by the coding sequence ATGGTCAAGATAGAAGACGAGAATGAGGCCACATCGCGCCTAGAGGCTGCGCTGTATTCGGCAGGAAGGCCGCTTTCCGTTGAGGAATTGATCAAGGCGTCAGGCACGGAATCAAGGACAAAGACGCTTGCACTCCTTGCCACGCTTGAAAAAAAGGTAAAGTCCACATTCAAGGCGCTGGAGATTGCCACGTTGCCAGACGGCTCATATGTGTTTCAGCTAAAGCCAGAATTCAACAACGTGGTCAGAAGATACGCCTCAAAGCCCATCTTGGCAAACGCCACACTCAAGACATTATCGTACATTGCATACATGCAGCCCATATCATCAAAACAGCTCGTAGAGACTAGGGGCACGGGGGTTTACTCCCACCTCAAGGAACTTGCACAGCTTGATTTTATTTTGCACCAGAATGTGGGCAGGCTCAAAATATACACCACGACTGCAAAATTTCAAAAATACTTTGGCATAAGCGGCGACACGGACGTGCTCAAAGAAAAGCTCTTCAAAAAGATGAGAAAGTCACCAGGTCCGGCTCCGCAGCCAATCACCCAAGTATAG
- a CDS encoding tetratricopeptide repeat protein yields the protein MSHAGHPIDVIKGLFSEQKWDEMVAFCKKMLDDDPHDLVALQNTAAAYLRLKRFDDVVSICDKVLASNKTDEYALKNKIYALESLRRFDEVIACCDLLLSANPSDNWALDSKGLSLNELGRHDDALLCYDLSLKYDPNNTTALMNKAMTLAFTKKYPEAIACYDRAQKLDKSLAGVAMAKSDAYQKLGMDDEAFLAAQGVLDDDIPKFKEEAKKRHMRIFDWYCLNEFNELEARDRLYREKMNSKTSNL from the coding sequence ATGAGCCACGCAGGTCATCCAATCGACGTCATAAAGGGACTGTTCTCAGAGCAGAAATGGGATGAGATGGTGGCATTCTGCAAAAAAATGCTCGACGACGACCCACACGACCTGGTCGCACTCCAGAACACAGCTGCTGCGTACCTCCGGCTGAAGCGATTTGACGACGTGGTGTCAATATGCGACAAGGTACTTGCATCCAACAAAACCGACGAGTATGCACTAAAGAATAAGATCTATGCACTGGAAAGCCTGCGGAGATTTGACGAGGTGATTGCATGCTGTGACCTGCTCCTATCTGCCAACCCATCGGACAACTGGGCGCTAGACAGCAAGGGCCTCTCACTAAACGAGCTTGGAAGGCACGATGACGCATTGCTCTGCTACGACCTATCTCTAAAGTATGACCCAAACAACACCACTGCCCTGATGAACAAAGCAATGACGCTTGCATTTACGAAAAAATACCCTGAGGCAATTGCATGCTACGACCGGGCGCAAAAGCTTGACAAGTCCCTTGCCGGAGTCGCCATGGCAAAATCAGACGCATACCAAAAGCTCGGGATGGATGATGAGGCATTTTTGGCAGCTCAGGGCGTGCTTGACGACGACATTCCGAAATTCAAGGAGGAAGCAAAGAAAAGGCACATGCGCATCTTTGACTGGTACTGCCTAAACGAGTTCAACGAGTTGGAGGCCCGCGACCGCCTGTACCGAGAAAAGATGAATTCTAAGACTTCAAATCTGTAA